In Natranaerobius thermophilus JW/NM-WN-LF, the genomic stretch GGTGAAGATAGTGTAGTAGGTGCTGGAGCAGTTGTCACGAAGGATGTGGCACCGGGAACCGTGGTTGCAGGGGTTCCTGCTAAACCAATAAAGAGAAATGGGAGTGATTAAATGCCTTCCTCCCCAGATTTTTATAACAGCTTCCTTGAAGTTTACAACAGACCAATAGTTGGTTTCTATGTAAGAACTGGTTTAGTGCGAAATTTGCATAGTCAAATCACCTCAAAGCAATTAGATTTTATAATTGAAGCATTAAAAAAAGCTAGGATTACCTTATACTTCTTTTCTTTAACAGATGTTAATTTAGAAGATAAATCAGTTAATGGGACTTATTATGACGAAAAGACAGATTATTGGACTTATGGAAAATTTCCTTATCCTGATATTTTATATGTACGAGGTGGACCAGTAAGACCGAAATCCAAATTTTATCAATTCCAAGAGCAGTTGAGAGAAATGAATGTTAAAAAATTAAATTCCGGGCCAACCTTTAATAAATGGCATGTACTAAAGGTTTTAAAAGAAAATAACAATCTGTTCCACCACTTACCTCCCACTGTAATCTATGAAACAAAAGAAGATTTAAATAAAATGATAGCCGAATATAAAGACGTCTATGTAAAAGCAGTAATAGGTAGAAAAGGAAAGCAAGTTATGCGCATCAAAGAGACGTCCGATGGATTATATGAATATAGTTTTTACGTCAACAATCGTTTAAGTAAAGATACAGTGAATTTTAAAGCTCTCTGTACTGTAATCAGAAAGTTTTTTGGAAAAAAGAAACTCATTATACAAAAAACAATTTCCTTACCTAGAATAGATAATAAGATTTACGATATGAGAGCTGAATTACAGAGAACAGGTACTGGCGAGCTAGAGTTATTAGAAATTTTAGTGCGGGTTAGTCAACCAAATTCACCAATAACGCAACATTCATCAAGTTATCGGTTTAATGATTTCTTTTCTAGTTTTATGAACTACAATCAAGAGACAATTGGAGAACTTAAAAGTAAAGCTGAGAATGTCCTTACTCAAATATACGAGACCATAGAAGGTGCTTATGGCCCTTATGGCGAGATAGGCATCGATTTTGCTATTGATAAGAGTGGGAAATTGTGGTTTATCGAGGGTAATTCTAGATCAACTAAAGTATCATTTTTTAAGGCTGCAGATCAGGAAACTAAATTAAAATCTTACTTAAATATTTTTGAGTATTCAAAATTTCTTTACAAACAACAGATAGATTATTAGTGATTTAAATGTCTATCTACATCTGTTTTTATATTTTGAATTTATACTGATGGAGGGTAAATTAAAATGCAAGTAGATAGTCGGGAAAAGCTTTATCGACTTGAAATCATGGGGCAAAAATCAACAGAAAAGATATTATATCTAAATAATTTTCAACTAGACAGCTTTGGCCTCAATGATGGACAAAAATTATTTCTCAAAATTGGGTTTACTTCACAGAAAGTAAAAGTTTCCAAACAAAATATAGATTCGGATAATACTAAACTTTATTTATCCCCTGAAGCATATAATGGCCTTTGGCATTATAAAGGCGAATCCATGAGCTTGACTTTTAGCTCTAATTCCAAGCTTATTTTTGGCCCAACAATAGGAATCACGGTATCTTGGAACACTTGGAGAAAAATAGATAAAATCTATGCTATTAAGAAGAGGGCAATATTAGCTCTAGAAAAAGGACTCTTTTTTTATTGCTTTCACTACAACAAAATAGACCTAGAAAATAATTTAGTTAAAGCCTACATTTTAAACCCTAAAACTTATCAATGGAAAAAAAAGTATCTTCCCTATCCTCAGGTTTTATACCACAGATCTACTTTCCCTTTTAAAAAAGATTTTGAAGATACAAATAGCGATAACGTTTATAATAGAATTTGGTTAAATCAAAATATCGAAAAGATTAATAACACTATATATTTTGACAAGTGGAATGTTTATAAAGCATTGGCAAAGTCTGAAGATGCAGTTGAATTCCAACCTCCCTCCCAACTACTGACTAAATCTACTTTAAAACAGTTTATTGATAGATATAGTCGTTGTTATGTCAAGAATATCTACGGTAGAGGTGGCAGACAGGTTTTAAAAGTCGAAAAATCCAAAAGTGATTTTATCTGTAGTACCGGAGGAAAAAAGATAAGAAACTGGCGATTCACTAACCTTGAAAATCTTTATGAATTTTTACAAGATCAATTGGGAAAAGACCTAATTATTCAAAAAGGCATCTCCTTAGCACGCTTAAATGATAATCCCTTTGATATTAGGGTTTTAGTACAAAAGAATATTGAAGGGAATTGGGTTATTTCAGCCTTAAGTTTTCGAGTTGCTGATAAAAATGCTGTGATCACTAATTGTGCTGCCGGTGCAAAAGAAATTTGCGTGCCACCTGGAGAAAATCCACTTGGTTCTGGTCTTTCTCTGAAATCATTAGAAAATTTTACTAACAAAACCTTGTCAGCTCTAGAAAAATATTATGGTCCTTTAGGAGAATTAGGTTTAGATATAGGGTTGGATACAAACGGAAAAATTTGGCTGATAGAGGCTAATAGTCAACCAAGCAGCAGAGGGTATAGAGAAGCGGCTTCCAAGGAAGTTCTACGTGATATATTTGGCTTACCTTTGGATTATGCCAAATATCTGATCAAAAAACAATATATTAAGGCATATCAAGAATCTGGAGGGTATTAGCATGACTGTGGCAGTCTCCATCGTAATGGCTGTTTACAATGAAGAGAAATTCCTTCAACAAGCCATAGATAGTGCCTTGTCCCAAACCTATCCCTCTACTGATCTAATTGTCGTTAATGATGGATCTACTGATTCAACCAAGACGATATTAGACAATCTAAATGACCAACGAGTCACTGTAATACACCTAGAAGAAAATCAAGGTGCCGCAAACGCACTAAATATTGGAATTGAACAAGCAAGTGGAAATTGGATATCAATACACGATGCAGATGACATCAGTTATCCTACAAAAATCGAAGAACAGGTAAAGTACATTAAACAAAACCCTCAACTAGTAGGAGTTGGGACATTAGTGGAATATATAGCAGGTAGTCCTAATGTAACACAAAAACTGCTTAAAAGATTAGTAAAAATCAATAAATCTGTAATATCGGCAGAACAGATAAACAAATCTAAATATTATATATGCTATCTGACTCATAGTTCAATGATGTTCTCAAAGGAACTATTTTGGGTAGTGGGCGGTTATAACCCAGAATTTAATATCCTTTATGACTATGATTTATGGCTAAGACTTTTGGAAGAAGGAAATATAGCAAAAGTTCCTAAAG encodes the following:
- a CDS encoding glycosyltransferase family 2 protein, coding for MTVAVSIVMAVYNEEKFLQQAIDSALSQTYPSTDLIVVNDGSTDSTKTILDNLNDQRVTVIHLEENQGAANALNIGIEQASGNWISIHDADDISYPTKIEEQVKYIKQNPQLVGVGTLVEYIAGSPNVTQKLLKRLVKINKSVISAEQINKSKYYICYLTHSSMMFSKELFWVVGGYNPEFNILYDYDLWLRLLEEGNIAKVPKVLLKYRVHQDSLSRKNRYKTVNEIQIASSKAICRLLIHNKQTIQPKVVVIGPQKACENYECNIAPTSGLQVISTITKNSKKEISKIIKKYHKGQIDGIIMLGRSPKQKYHHILKTAGLTSNRDYFTVFNILK
- a CDS encoding YheC/YheD family protein, giving the protein MPSSPDFYNSFLEVYNRPIVGFYVRTGLVRNLHSQITSKQLDFIIEALKKARITLYFFSLTDVNLEDKSVNGTYYDEKTDYWTYGKFPYPDILYVRGGPVRPKSKFYQFQEQLREMNVKKLNSGPTFNKWHVLKVLKENNNLFHHLPPTVIYETKEDLNKMIAEYKDVYVKAVIGRKGKQVMRIKETSDGLYEYSFYVNNRLSKDTVNFKALCTVIRKFFGKKKLIIQKTISLPRIDNKIYDMRAELQRTGTGELELLEILVRVSQPNSPITQHSSSYRFNDFFSSFMNYNQETIGELKSKAENVLTQIYETIEGAYGPYGEIGIDFAIDKSGKLWFIEGNSRSTKVSFFKAADQETKLKSYLNIFEYSKFLYKQQIDY
- a CDS encoding YheC/YheD family protein, which encodes MQVDSREKLYRLEIMGQKSTEKILYLNNFQLDSFGLNDGQKLFLKIGFTSQKVKVSKQNIDSDNTKLYLSPEAYNGLWHYKGESMSLTFSSNSKLIFGPTIGITVSWNTWRKIDKIYAIKKRAILALEKGLFFYCFHYNKIDLENNLVKAYILNPKTYQWKKKYLPYPQVLYHRSTFPFKKDFEDTNSDNVYNRIWLNQNIEKINNTIYFDKWNVYKALAKSEDAVEFQPPSQLLTKSTLKQFIDRYSRCYVKNIYGRGGRQVLKVEKSKSDFICSTGGKKIRNWRFTNLENLYEFLQDQLGKDLIIQKGISLARLNDNPFDIRVLVQKNIEGNWVISALSFRVADKNAVITNCAAGAKEICVPPGENPLGSGLSLKSLENFTNKTLSALEKYYGPLGELGLDIGLDTNGKIWLIEANSQPSSRGYREAASKEVLRDIFGLPLDYAKYLIKKQYIKAYQESGGY